From Shewanella psychrophila, a single genomic window includes:
- a CDS encoding GNAT family N-acetyltransferase — MKLIWLDNKNRRGVYGFYRSFMPYARISRKEQIAIFISNDKQIFPQASFIEAEQIIAALRFRPIGEFNLLLGMLVHPDHRENGIGHQLINDVADKLKADKTYLFSLPHLVGFYRKHGFSQDVKAPNDIERLFAKYTSQDKELVLMGYIKVKNLSR; from the coding sequence TTGAAATTAATCTGGCTAGATAATAAAAATCGCAGAGGCGTCTACGGCTTTTATCGCAGCTTCATGCCCTATGCCCGTATCAGTCGAAAAGAGCAGATAGCCATATTCATAAGCAATGACAAACAAATTTTTCCTCAAGCCTCCTTCATCGAAGCAGAGCAGATTATTGCAGCCCTCAGGTTTCGGCCTATCGGAGAATTTAACTTACTGCTCGGTATGCTAGTTCACCCAGACCACAGAGAAAATGGCATAGGTCATCAACTCATAAATGATGTAGCTGATAAACTGAAAGCAGATAAAACCTATCTTTTTTCTCTACCACACCTAGTTGGATTTTACCGAAAACATGGATTCAGCCAGGACGTCAAAGCTCCAAATGATATCGAACGGCTTTTTGCTAAATACACCAGCCAAGATAAAGAGTTAGTCTTGATGGGCTATATCAAGGTAAAGAATCTGAGTCGGTGA
- a CDS encoding methyl-accepting chemotaxis protein has translation MTQKANLQSNVSLQVESSVDRMYQTSTQVNELISSMTDASTRGENRVVQGQQIVAQTVEGIHSLSKKMDEAFVELQSLQNSSQQIGSILEVITAIAEQTNLLALNAAIEAARAGEQGRGFAVVADEVRSLAQRTRVSTNEVKTMIEEIQSSTEHLSEHIQDSHRQTENSVNQVEQVNQELNEIEVVVAETKTSIDLIAQSVSCQTQAAEEVRTSISGMQDLNNDALETSKMHNVSSDDLKNLGQVVHDKLDVFVLSDNPWQEHRRTVRRKSNEGQKASENVEQEIELF, from the coding sequence ATGACGCAGAAAGCCAATCTCCAGTCTAATGTTAGCCTGCAAGTAGAGTCTTCTGTCGATCGCATGTACCAAACCTCAACCCAAGTGAACGAGTTAATAAGCTCTATGACAGATGCTTCTACTCGAGGTGAAAATAGGGTCGTTCAAGGACAACAAATAGTTGCTCAAACCGTAGAGGGAATACACTCACTATCTAAAAAGATGGATGAGGCATTCGTAGAGCTACAATCACTACAAAACTCTAGTCAACAAATTGGATCTATTTTAGAGGTGATCACAGCAATAGCCGAGCAGACTAACCTGTTAGCTCTAAACGCCGCCATCGAAGCCGCACGAGCAGGTGAACAAGGTAGAGGCTTTGCCGTCGTCGCCGATGAGGTTCGCTCGCTTGCCCAAAGAACACGAGTCTCGACTAACGAAGTAAAAACCATGATCGAAGAGATTCAAAGCTCGACGGAACATCTCTCCGAACACATTCAAGACAGTCATAGGCAAACAGAAAATTCAGTTAATCAAGTGGAACAAGTGAACCAGGAACTTAATGAGATAGAGGTTGTAGTCGCTGAAACTAAAACATCAATCGATCTTATTGCTCAGTCGGTATCTTGTCAGACTCAAGCGGCCGAAGAGGTTAGAACATCGATATCCGGCATGCAAGATCTCAACAATGACGCCCTTGAAACATCGAAGATGCATAATGTCTCATCCGATGATTTAAAAAACTTAGGTCAAGTAGTGCATGATAAACTCGATGTATTCGTACTTTCTGATAATCCATGGCAGGAGCACAGACGTACGGTGAGACGTAAATCCAATGAAGGCCAAAAAGCTTCAGAGAATGTAGAGCAAGAAATAGAGTTATTTTAA
- a CDS encoding LysR family transcriptional regulator: MPSFDDINLFVQTVRHQGISSAAKANGLQRSKVSRRLQELEKQLGYQLLIRTTRNIELTERGQWLYEQVDDPLNKLNEAINLMQTERKAPQGKMRLAIPPALGMTEIFSNVIEDYVNRYPDVRLEVEHQKQAIDLRRTDTDLQILPSYIGTLHDDYVQQHLLYLSFCMVASTSYLSQFGTPTQVSDLVSHQVLASRYSRSLLPADVEYHLYSDDLQLLIRLARSGKGVALLPRLLVDKYLQDASLHEILDLQSFTELKLTLIYPSQPYLPEKTRAMVQILRQSFDNGSS, encoded by the coding sequence ATGCCAAGCTTCGACGATATCAATTTGTTTGTACAGACTGTACGACACCAAGGGATCAGTTCAGCCGCCAAGGCCAATGGCTTACAGCGCTCTAAGGTCAGTCGGCGCTTACAAGAACTAGAAAAACAACTGGGCTACCAGCTTCTCATCAGAACCACCCGTAATATAGAGCTCACGGAGCGTGGACAATGGCTATATGAACAGGTAGATGATCCCCTTAATAAGTTAAACGAAGCGATTAATTTGATGCAGACAGAGCGAAAGGCACCACAGGGAAAAATGCGCCTAGCCATCCCTCCGGCTCTCGGAATGACGGAGATATTCTCTAACGTTATCGAAGATTATGTTAATCGATATCCTGATGTAAGGTTAGAAGTCGAGCATCAGAAACAGGCTATCGACTTGAGAAGAACCGATACCGATCTGCAAATTCTACCCAGTTACATAGGCACATTACACGATGATTATGTTCAGCAACACTTGCTCTATTTAAGCTTTTGTATGGTCGCATCGACAAGTTACCTCAGTCAGTTTGGTACCCCTACGCAAGTTTCTGATCTAGTATCTCATCAAGTATTGGCGAGTCGTTATAGCAGGTCCCTATTGCCAGCAGATGTCGAATATCACCTCTATAGCGATGATTTACAGCTTCTTATCAGGCTGGCGAGATCAGGAAAGGGCGTAGCCTTACTGCCCAGATTACTGGTGGACAAATATCTTCAAGACGCTAGCTTGCATGAAATCTTAGACCTGCAGAGTTTTACCGAGCTTAAACTCACCTTGATCTACCCATCTCAACCTTACTTGCCAGAAAAGACCCGAGCTATGGTGCAAATTCTGCGGCAATCATTTGACAATGGAAGCTCATAG
- a CDS encoding efflux RND transporter periplasmic adaptor subunit has protein sequence MKKSLLLIPLVIVIAVVASFSGFTQAQKSSDEPARAPRVVPVITGVVDRHLLSQTISLIGKLEADKSVYISPEVAGKVKAIHVTANQEIHAGQLLIQLEDAKPQASVSEAKAYLNDEKRKLKEYLKLIDRNAITQTEIDAQRASVEIATARLESAQAELEYHYIKAPFAGTAGLLDFSRGTMVTAGSELLSLDDLSSMRVDLQVPENYLSMLSTGMTVAATNRAWPDSAFTGSVVAIDPRINQETLNLKVRVRFDNANHKLKPGMMMSASLSFPAVSEPVIPVQAIEYSGTKRFVYVIGEDQLANRTQVTLGARIQDEVLITDGLSVGDRIVVQGLVNMRDGLRVDDLSQNDESMTAGHQSGDSQGDRS, from the coding sequence ATGAAAAAAAGTCTGCTATTGATCCCCCTAGTTATCGTGATAGCCGTTGTCGCATCGTTCAGTGGCTTTACTCAAGCGCAGAAGTCTAGCGATGAGCCGGCGCGTGCACCGCGTGTCGTGCCTGTTATCACGGGTGTCGTCGATCGGCATCTTTTATCTCAGACAATCTCCTTAATAGGCAAACTTGAGGCAGATAAATCTGTCTATATTTCTCCTGAAGTGGCGGGTAAGGTAAAGGCGATTCATGTGACTGCTAATCAGGAGATACATGCCGGCCAGCTGTTAATTCAACTCGAAGATGCTAAGCCTCAGGCGAGCGTGTCAGAGGCAAAAGCTTACCTCAACGATGAGAAACGTAAGCTAAAAGAGTATTTGAAACTTATCGATCGCAATGCCATTACCCAGACTGAGATTGATGCACAAAGAGCCAGTGTAGAAATTGCTACCGCCAGACTCGAGTCAGCTCAGGCTGAACTCGAATACCATTATATCAAGGCACCATTTGCCGGTACCGCGGGCTTACTGGATTTCAGTCGAGGGACTATGGTGACGGCGGGCAGTGAGCTTCTTTCCTTAGATGACCTATCGTCTATGCGCGTCGACTTACAGGTACCCGAGAATTATCTTTCTATGCTGAGCACTGGCATGACAGTCGCTGCCACCAATAGAGCTTGGCCAGATAGTGCCTTTACCGGGAGTGTGGTGGCTATTGATCCGCGTATTAACCAAGAGACGTTGAACCTTAAGGTACGGGTTAGATTTGATAATGCAAATCATAAGCTAAAGCCTGGAATGATGATGTCGGCGAGCCTGAGTTTTCCTGCCGTGTCAGAGCCTGTGATCCCGGTACAAGCTATAGAATATTCAGGCACCAAGCGATTTGTTTATGTGATCGGCGAAGACCAACTAGCCAATCGCACCCAAGTGACTCTAGGGGCGCGAATTCAAGACGAAGTCCTCATCACTGATGGACTCAGTGTCGGCGACCGCATCGTAGTACAAGGCTTAGTTAACATGCGTGACGGTCTGAGAGTGGACGACCTTTCCCAAAACGATGAGTCGATGACAGCAGGTCATCAATCAGGTGATTCTCAGGGAGACAGAAGTTAA
- a CDS encoding HlyD family secretion protein, with protein MELAEQKFRRWMTILVIMFVVTCLYLVMADRYAPMTTESRVQGFVVQLAPEVSGYITQVNLSNNQLVKSGDLLFSIDDRKFTLAVTMAELNLTQAIEGEASLYAQAAAAKANVATSTAASDNAIREFQRISKLSTSGSVSESKLDSTRTLRDESSANLVAAKAQLQAIETQLGDSEGESSLVHSAETSLAQAKLDLSHTQIKAPSDGVVTNLQLHKGSFASVNQPLLTFIPTDSLWITADFREKATSMLLPGMHAEVAFDGLPGEVLALEVSSRDFGVASAQQKANGQLSSVVTSNRWVRDAQRVRVNFSSDTKLPENLFVGSRATVIIYQTDNIVFNFFGKLLIRMVSLCHYVY; from the coding sequence ATGGAGCTTGCAGAGCAAAAATTCAGACGTTGGATGACTATTTTAGTCATCATGTTCGTGGTGACTTGTCTCTACCTGGTTATGGCCGATCGCTATGCACCCATGACGACAGAGAGTCGGGTACAGGGCTTCGTCGTGCAGTTAGCCCCCGAAGTATCGGGTTATATAACCCAAGTAAACCTCAGCAATAATCAGCTGGTTAAATCTGGGGATCTGTTGTTTAGCATAGATGATCGTAAATTTACCTTAGCGGTCACTATGGCTGAGTTGAATTTAACGCAAGCTATCGAGGGAGAAGCATCTTTGTATGCTCAGGCTGCGGCGGCCAAAGCTAACGTTGCAACCAGTACCGCAGCATCTGACAATGCCATCAGGGAATTTCAGAGAATATCTAAGTTATCGACTTCAGGTTCTGTCTCTGAGTCTAAGCTTGATTCGACTAGGACATTGAGGGATGAGAGCTCGGCGAATCTTGTCGCAGCAAAGGCACAGCTCCAGGCGATAGAGACTCAGCTCGGTGATAGTGAGGGGGAGAGCAGCCTAGTACACTCGGCTGAGACAAGCTTAGCTCAAGCCAAATTAGATCTCTCTCACACACAAATAAAAGCACCCAGTGACGGTGTGGTGACAAATCTACAGCTACATAAAGGCAGTTTTGCCAGTGTTAACCAGCCTTTACTGACATTTATTCCTACCGATTCTCTGTGGATCACGGCCGATTTCAGAGAGAAGGCTACTTCCATGTTGCTGCCTGGTATGCACGCCGAAGTCGCCTTCGATGGGCTACCAGGAGAAGTGTTGGCTTTAGAGGTGTCCAGTCGTGACTTTGGTGTGGCGTCGGCGCAACAGAAAGCTAATGGTCAATTGTCATCGGTAGTGACCAGTAATCGCTGGGTACGCGATGCCCAGAGAGTCAGGGTAAATTTTAGCTCAGATACTAAACTTCCTGAAAATCTATTTGTTGGTTCTCGTGCAACTGTTATCATCTATCAAACTGATAATATTGTGTTTAATTTTTTTGGTAAGTTATTAATTCGCATGGTAAGTTTGTGTCACTATGTGTATTGA
- a CDS encoding DUF2955 domain-containing protein, producing the protein MKPLRIWFACVLGVTISTLLGWSNAMFMALFPVFVLVSLNRWNTSLFVQLILGIFWVSVQVSLIIGFLQPYPVLMLIAVGIMLLFKCFAMHHKSTYLFGYVGLLIGSILLNFGSYQAFDLENFIVGVWIAALMTLPICGLAFYCFPEPVTDQPIMKVEGQVKEPKAILEQTALGWLVAMAAFIIFQVGSLNDSLSAQASILVILAPMTLVGSMMAAKIRIIGTVAGCMAAMVIQFVLYDMFDNPILYLVSYAIAAGIFCRWLAKDKVWTGIGFSAISALTIPLTNTMVPGQQDAFFAILYRASSILVAVIAASLMIWLGHKLIKSMPWLFSLPRREPLEEKG; encoded by the coding sequence ATGAAGCCGTTAAGGATCTGGTTCGCCTGTGTGTTAGGTGTGACCATAAGCACACTCCTCGGTTGGTCGAATGCCATGTTTATGGCCTTATTTCCCGTGTTTGTCTTGGTCAGTCTGAATCGTTGGAATACCAGCTTGTTTGTGCAGTTAATATTGGGCATCTTCTGGGTGAGTGTTCAAGTAAGTCTAATTATAGGCTTCTTGCAACCATATCCCGTACTCATGCTGATAGCCGTGGGTATCATGCTACTGTTTAAGTGCTTTGCCATGCATCATAAATCCACCTATTTATTCGGTTATGTGGGTCTACTCATAGGTTCGATTCTGCTTAACTTTGGCAGCTATCAAGCATTCGATTTAGAAAACTTTATTGTCGGGGTCTGGATTGCTGCCTTGATGACCTTGCCAATCTGTGGTCTGGCTTTTTATTGTTTTCCTGAGCCAGTAACTGATCAACCAATTATGAAGGTGGAAGGACAAGTTAAAGAGCCTAAAGCTATATTGGAACAAACTGCCTTGGGCTGGCTGGTGGCCATGGCTGCGTTTATCATTTTTCAGGTGGGTAGCTTAAATGATTCACTCTCGGCTCAGGCGAGTATCTTAGTCATCCTGGCACCTATGACTCTGGTTGGCTCTATGATGGCGGCAAAAATTCGCATCATAGGCACTGTGGCCGGTTGTATGGCAGCCATGGTCATTCAATTTGTGCTCTATGATATGTTTGATAACCCTATACTCTATCTCGTCTCTTATGCCATAGCAGCCGGGATTTTCTGTCGTTGGTTAGCAAAGGACAAAGTATGGACGGGAATAGGCTTCTCTGCTATTTCGGCGCTGACTATACCTTTGACTAATACTATGGTGCCGGGACAACAAGATGCCTTCTTCGCCATTCTTTACCGAGCTAGCTCCATCTTGGTTGCAGTGATCGCAGCCTCATTAATGATCTGGCTGGGGCATAAGTTGATTAAATCAATGCCTTGGTTATTCTCTTTGCCAAGGCGAGAGCCACTCGAAGAGAAAGGGTAA
- a CDS encoding NYN domain-containing protein, whose amino-acid sequence MTNKKIAIFVDVQNIYYTCRQAYGRQFNYRKLWQHIGHEGDIVSATAYAIHKGDDGQLKFQDALKHIGFDVKLKPFIQRSDGSAKGDWDVGIAIDVMEAAPEVDTIILLSGDGDFDLLMLKVYQKYGVDTQVYGVPTLTAKSLIDSACKFVEIDDALLL is encoded by the coding sequence ATGACAAATAAAAAAATCGCCATCTTCGTCGATGTACAAAATATCTATTATACCTGCCGCCAAGCTTATGGCCGTCAGTTTAACTACCGAAAGTTATGGCAACATATTGGCCACGAGGGCGATATAGTCTCGGCTACAGCCTACGCTATTCACAAAGGCGATGATGGGCAGCTTAAATTTCAGGATGCACTCAAACACATAGGCTTCGATGTTAAGCTAAAACCATTTATTCAACGCAGTGATGGCTCGGCAAAAGGCGACTGGGACGTAGGAATCGCCATTGATGTGATGGAAGCTGCCCCGGAAGTGGATACTATTATCCTGCTCTCTGGCGATGGTGATTTCGACTTACTTATGCTCAAGGTGTACCAAAAATATGGAGTCGACACCCAAGTTTATGGTGTACCGACACTCACAGCCAAGTCACTTATCGACTCTGCCTGTAAGTTCGTTGAAATCGATGATGCGCTATTACTTTGA
- a CDS encoding multidrug efflux RND transporter permease subunit: MLISDISVKRPVVAIVLSLLLCVFGAVSFSKLAVREMPDVENPVVTVMTTYDGASATIMESQITTALEDELTGISGIDEISSVTRNGMSRITITFDLDWDLTEGVSDVRDAVARAQRRLPDEADDPIVSKDNGSGEPSIYINLSSSVMDRTQLTDYAQRVLEDRFSLITGVSSVSISGGLYKVMYVQLKPELMAGRNVTTADIIASLKTENVETPGGEVRNDTTVMTVRTARLYNNPEDFDYLVVRTASDGTPVYLKDVASVFVGAENENSTFKSDGVPNLSLGIIAQSDANPLEVAKAAHIEVERIQQFLPEGTQLVVDYDSTVFIDRSITEVYNTLFITGALVILVLYIFIGQARATLIPAVTVPVSLISAFIAANFFGFSINLLTLMALILSIGLVVDDAIVVVENIFHHIEKGEPPLLAAYKGTREVGFAVVATTAVLVMVFLPISFMEGMVGRLFTEFSVMLAMSVIFSSIVALTLTPVLGSKILKANVKPNRFNLWVDTGFSKLERGYRIAVAKAIQFRLAAPVVIILCIVGSGVLMLSVPSQLAPQEDRGVIFAFVKGAEGTSYNRMTANMDIVEDKLMPLLGQGVIKSFSVQAPAFGGRAGDQTGFVIMQLEDWEHRDVNAQQALAIVAKALQGIPDVMVRPMLPGFRGQSSEPVQFVIGGSDYKELFKWAEILQEEAIHSPMLEGADLDYAETTPELVVSVDRQRAAELGISVAEVSETLEVMLGGRSETTYVDRGEEYDVYLRGDENSFNSMADLSQIYMRSSKGELITLDSITHIEEVASAHKLSHNNKQKSITLKANLGEGYTLGEALDFLDAKAIEILPSDISVSYTGESKDFKENQSSILIVFGLALLVAYLVLAAQFESFINPMVVMFTVPMGVFGGFLGLFLTGQGLNIYSQIGMIMLIGMVTKNGILIVEFANQLRDKGLEIEQAIIDASARRLRPILMTAFTTLVGAIPLIMSTGAGSESRIAVGTVVFFGMAFATFVTLLVIPAMYRLISAKTTSPGFVEAQLEEAIKAQKLAVEN; the protein is encoded by the coding sequence ATGTTAATCTCTGATATCTCGGTTAAACGTCCCGTCGTTGCAATTGTTTTAAGCTTACTTTTATGTGTATTTGGTGCGGTTTCCTTCTCTAAATTGGCCGTGCGTGAAATGCCGGATGTGGAAAATCCGGTGGTAACGGTGATGACCACCTATGATGGCGCTTCGGCGACGATCATGGAGAGTCAGATCACCACAGCCCTGGAGGATGAACTCACAGGCATCAGTGGTATCGATGAGATAAGCTCAGTTACCCGCAACGGCATGTCACGGATCACCATCACCTTCGATCTCGACTGGGATCTTACCGAAGGCGTGAGTGATGTTCGTGATGCGGTTGCCCGCGCCCAACGTCGCCTACCAGACGAGGCGGATGATCCTATCGTCTCCAAGGACAATGGCTCGGGTGAGCCTTCAATCTATATTAACCTTAGCTCGTCTGTGATGGACAGAACCCAGCTGACCGATTATGCCCAGCGAGTGTTAGAAGACAGATTTAGCCTGATCACTGGCGTGAGTTCGGTGAGTATCTCTGGCGGCCTCTACAAGGTGATGTATGTGCAGCTCAAACCTGAGTTGATGGCGGGTCGTAATGTAACCACTGCCGATATCATTGCCAGTTTGAAGACCGAAAACGTCGAGACTCCTGGCGGAGAGGTCAGAAACGACACCACTGTGATGACAGTGCGCACGGCCCGTCTCTATAATAATCCTGAAGACTTTGATTACTTAGTGGTGCGCACCGCCAGTGATGGCACGCCAGTATACTTGAAAGATGTCGCCTCAGTTTTTGTTGGTGCGGAGAATGAAAATTCCACATTTAAGAGCGATGGCGTACCAAACTTAAGTTTAGGCATTATAGCTCAGTCAGATGCCAATCCATTAGAGGTGGCGAAGGCTGCGCATATTGAGGTCGAACGCATTCAGCAGTTCCTGCCAGAAGGGACTCAGCTGGTGGTCGATTATGACTCGACAGTTTTTATCGACCGCTCAATTACCGAAGTCTATAACACCTTGTTTATCACCGGCGCTTTAGTGATATTGGTGCTATACATCTTCATTGGTCAGGCGAGGGCGACACTTATCCCTGCGGTGACTGTACCTGTGTCACTGATCTCGGCATTTATTGCGGCTAACTTTTTTGGTTTTTCGATTAATTTGCTTACCCTGATGGCCTTGATTCTGTCCATTGGTCTAGTGGTGGATGACGCTATCGTGGTGGTGGAGAATATCTTCCATCATATCGAGAAAGGCGAGCCACCTTTGCTAGCGGCTTATAAAGGCACACGAGAAGTGGGTTTTGCGGTCGTCGCCACTACCGCCGTCCTTGTCATGGTATTTCTGCCTATTTCCTTTATGGAAGGCATGGTGGGGCGCTTGTTTACCGAGTTCTCTGTCATGCTGGCTATGTCGGTGATCTTCTCATCTATTGTGGCACTGACTCTGACACCTGTGCTCGGTAGTAAGATCCTCAAAGCTAACGTTAAGCCAAATCGTTTTAACCTATGGGTCGATACCGGCTTTAGTAAACTTGAGCGTGGTTACCGCATAGCAGTGGCCAAAGCCATTCAATTTAGACTTGCTGCGCCAGTGGTGATCATCTTATGTATTGTCGGCAGCGGTGTCTTGATGCTGAGTGTGCCATCCCAACTCGCCCCCCAGGAAGACAGGGGAGTAATATTTGCTTTCGTGAAGGGAGCTGAAGGTACCAGCTACAATCGCATGACTGCCAATATGGATATTGTCGAAGACAAGCTAATGCCACTCTTAGGCCAAGGGGTGATCAAGTCATTCAGCGTACAAGCACCGGCATTTGGTGGCCGTGCAGGGGATCAGACGGGTTTCGTTATCATGCAGCTTGAAGATTGGGAGCATAGGGATGTCAATGCTCAGCAAGCACTGGCAATCGTCGCTAAAGCCTTGCAGGGGATCCCCGATGTGATGGTGCGTCCCATGTTACCGGGTTTCAGAGGTCAGTCGAGCGAACCTGTTCAGTTTGTGATAGGTGGTTCAGATTACAAGGAGCTGTTTAAGTGGGCCGAAATCCTTCAGGAAGAGGCTATCCATAGCCCTATGCTGGAAGGCGCCGATCTCGATTATGCCGAGACTACGCCTGAACTGGTAGTGAGTGTCGACAGACAACGTGCCGCCGAGCTTGGTATTAGTGTTGCTGAAGTGTCTGAGACTCTTGAGGTGATGCTTGGAGGGCGCAGTGAAACCACATATGTCGATCGCGGCGAAGAGTATGATGTTTATCTTAGAGGGGACGAAAATAGCTTCAATAGTATGGCTGACTTGAGTCAGATTTATATGCGCTCGAGTAAAGGCGAGTTGATCACACTCGATTCTATTACTCATATCGAAGAGGTGGCTTCGGCTCACAAACTGAGTCACAACAACAAGCAGAAGTCGATAACCCTTAAAGCTAACTTAGGTGAAGGCTATACCTTAGGTGAAGCCTTAGATTTTCTCGATGCCAAAGCGATTGAGATCTTGCCTAGCGACATTTCTGTGAGCTATACGGGAGAATCGAAAGACTTTAAAGAGAACCAGAGTAGCATACTCATAGTATTTGGACTCGCTCTGTTAGTGGCATACTTGGTGTTGGCCGCTCAATTCGAGAGTTTTATTAACCCAATGGTGGTGATGTTTACTGTGCCTATGGGCGTCTTTGGCGGTTTCCTTGGCTTGTTCCTGACGGGGCAAGGACTGAATATTTATAGTCAAATCGGCATGATCATGTTGATCGGCATGGTGACCAAGAATGGTATCTTGATTGTAGAGTTTGCTAATCAGCTTCGTGATAAAGGGCTCGAGATCGAGCAGGCTATTATCGATGCTTCGGCGCGACGCTTGCGTCCTATCCTGATGACCGCATTCACAACCTTAGTCGGTGCTATTCCCTTGATTATGTCGACGGGGGCCGGGTCTGAGAGTCGTATTGCCGTGGGTACTGTGGTTTTCTTCGGGATGGCATTTGCCACGTTCGTGACACTTCTGGTTATCCCCGCCATGTATCGTTTAATCTCTGCGAAAACCACTTCACCTGGTTTTGTTGAGGCTCAGTTAGAAGAGGCGATAAAGGCGCAGAAGCTGGCGGTAGAAAATTAG